A single region of the Brassica rapa cultivar Chiifu-401-42 chromosome A03, CAAS_Brap_v3.01, whole genome shotgun sequence genome encodes:
- the LOC103857903 gene encoding clathrin light chain 2, with the protein MSVFDDSFVILGDDASESVPVSGSFDTTTDHSFSAYDGSGQVDDPIDDVFAAPSSDYGAYSNGDDVFGSNGGHDGPILPPPSEMESDEGSALREWRRQNAIQLEEKEKKEKELRNQIIEEANQFKEDFHKKRELTCENNKAANREKEKLYMETQEKFYAEASKNYWKAIAELVPKEVPTIEKRRGKKEQDPKKPTISVIQGPKPGKPTDLSRMRQILLKLKQNPPAHLKLAPQPPPEAAAATTTAATPPKNVPETKPTEAVTAA; encoded by the exons ATGTCTGTCTTTGACGATTCCTTCGTTATACTCGGAGATGACGCATCTGAGTCTGTTCCAGTCTCAGGCTCATTCGACACCACTACTGATCACTCCTTCTCAGCCTACGACGGCTCTGGTCAAGTAGATGACCCCATCGACGATGTTTTCGCAGCGCCGTCCTCCGACTACGGAGCTTACTCGAACGGAGACGACGTCTTCGGATCCAACGGTGGACACGACGGTCCCATCTTGCCGCCGCCGTCAGAGATGGAGTCTGATGAGGGGTCTGCTCTTAGAGAATGGAGAAG ACAAAATGCAATTCAACttgaggagaaggagaagaaagaaaaggagTTGCGGAACCAAATCATTGAAGAGGCAAACCAGTTCAAAGAGGATTTCCATAAGAAGAGGGAGTTAACCTGTGAAAACAACAAAGCAGCTAACAGAGAgaaggaaaag CTGTATATGGAGACGCAAGAGAAGTTCTATGCGGAAGCCAGCAAGAACTACTGGAAGGCAATAGCAGAGTTAGTTCCTAAAGAGGTTCCAACTATAGAGAAAAGGAGAGGGAAGAAAGAGCAAGACCCTAAGAAGCCAACAATCTCTGTCATTCAAGGTCCAAAGCCTGGTAAGCCAACCGATCTCTCAAGAATGAGACAGATATTGCTGAAGCTCAAACAGAACCCGCCAGCTCACCTGAAACTCGCTCCTCAACCTCCACCAGAGGCGGCTGCTGCTACTACTACTGCTGCTACTCCTCCAAAGAATGTTCCTGAAACCAAGCCCACCGAGGCAGTTACTGCTGCTTAA
- the LOC103857900 gene encoding DNA-directed RNA polymerase V subunit 1 → MEEASSSDILEAEIVGISFALATHRQIRLASISDAGINHASQLSNAFLGLPLEFGKCEACGATEPDKCEGHFGYIHLPVPIYHPAHVSELKQMLSLLCLKCLKIKKIKSTSSGLAERLLGVCCEEASNITIKDKSSDGASYLQLKLPSRTRLQEGFWNFLERYGYRYGSDHTRPLLAREVKEILRRIPEETRKKLTAKGHIPQEGYILEYLPVPPNCLSVPEVSDGSNSMSVDPSRIELKDVLRKVVAINNSRSGETNFESHRAEANEMFRVVDTYLQVRGTAKPTRNIDMRFGVSKISDSSSSKAWTEKMRTLFIRKGSGFSSRSVITGDAFRNVNEVGIPMEIAHRITFEERVSVHNIGYLQELVDNKMCLSYTQGSTTYSLRDGSKGHTVLKPGQIVHRRVMDGDVVFINRPPTTHKHSLQALRVYVHEDNTVKINPLMCSPLSADFDGDCVHLFYPQSLTAKAEVLELFSVDKQLRSSHTGQLILQLGLDSLLSLRVMMEQVFLDKASAQQLAMYGSRSLPPPAVVKSSKSGPAWTFFQILQLAFPERLSCRGDGFIVGGSDLLSFDFGVDALASIINGIVTAIMVEKGPKEALAFFDSLQPLLMEHLDPQGFSLSLEDLSMSREDMGVIHNLIVREISPMVSRLRLSYEDELQLENSIQKVKEVAANFMLKSYSMRNLIDIKSNSAINKLVQQIGFLGLQLSDKKKLYTKTLVEDMAQFYKKKYVSTSSSGDFGIVKGCFFHGLDPYEEMAHSVAAREVIVRSSRGLAEPGTLFKNLMAVLRDIVITNDGTVRNTCSNSIVQFKYELSSDNENQGLFEAGDPVGVLAATAMSNPAYKAVLDSSPNSNSSWELMKEVLLCKVNFQNTTNDRRVILYLNECRCGKKYCQENSAYTVRNKLKKVSLKDTAVEFLVEYRKQQAISEIFGMDICLHGHIHLNKTLLEGWNISMQDILQRCEDAINSLVQKKKKKAEDFKKMNLSVSECCSFRGPGSSKDSDMPCLMFSSYNATDPDLERTLDVLCNTIYPVLLETVIKGDPRIASANIIWNSPETTTWIRSRHASRRGEWVLDVTVEKSDVKQSGDAWRVVIDSCLSVLHLIDTKRSIPYSIKQVQELLGLSCAFEQAVQRLSASVRKVSKGVLKEHIILVANNMTCSGDMLGFNSGGYKALTRSLNIKAPFTEATLIAPRKCFEKAAEKCHKDSLSTVVGSCSWGKRVDVGTGSQFELLWNKKETGLENDDETDVFSFLQMVRSTKTADAYVSSPGFDVTEEEMAEWAESPERDSALGEPKFDDSAEFQNLLDEGKASESKWDNGSLWENGCSSGSEWGVSKNAGGEENTQSGWGKAANIEKEDASSGWNSKKDAQEATNTDSWGAWGSKTKDDAENATPNWGTKPAQNDSVVIENGEPSSDVWGPKAVSDKPWGKKNSETEPAPAAWGKTNSESESAAAAWGSTNKKNTGTESDAAGWGSTNKKNPETESDAGAWGSGAKNKETEPAPAAWGSWGKKSSEAVSGGADWGNRGKRVSETESGAGGWASRNPSLETQSGGATWGSRDKSKFETESGGAAWGSQAKNNFESESGSGAAAWGKKKPETESGGAAWGSQAKNKSEIESGSGAAAWGTWDKKKSETESGGGAWGSQAKKNSETESGAGASTWGAWDKKKPETESGGDGAAWGSQAKNNSETESGSGAAAWGKKKPETESGGGAAWGSQAKKNSESQLGAANWGSKDTNNSENGSDSAAWGKKKNSEAEPTSVAWGSWGQPSPPASDKDAQEDDGNPWVSLKATNSGEKEGNETSQWGVPNKRYPSAGSQSQGGGGGADWKRNRPPRTPGSESIMGPMFTATRQRVDMFTSEEQELLSDVDPVMRRLRKIMHQSGYTDGEPISDEDKTYVLEQILNYHPEKDAKLGPGLDFITVDKHTTFTESRCFFVVSTDGTKQDFSYRKCINNYLVEKFPNLAEEFIAKYFRKRDNENRDKNSQEATPPGEKESQTQPIDNGSQDSQPQSIGNEDGDTQPQSQAEDTQPQSQIEDTQLQSQVEESQPIGNGGEDYQTEPQG, encoded by the exons ATGGAGGAAGCATCTTCATCAGATATTCTAGAAGCAGAGATTGTTGGAATCTCATTCGCTCTTGCTACTCATCGTCAGATC CGTCTAGCATCCATTAGTGACGCTGGGATCAACCATGCTAGCCAACTCTCTAACGCATTCTTGGGGTTACCTCTGGAGTTTGGTAAATGTGAAGCTTGCGGTGCCACTGAGCCTGATAAATGTGAAG GTCATTTTGGGTATATACATCTGCCAGTGCCTATATACCATCCCGCTCATGTTAGTGAGTTGAAACAGATGCTGAGCCTTCTCTGCTTGAAGTGTCTCAAGATAAAGAAGATTAAG AGCACAAGTTCTGGGCTTGCGGAGCGCTTACTAGGCGTCTGTTGTGAG GAAGCTTCGAACATCACAATTAAAGATAAATCATCAGATGGTGCCTCATATCTTCAACTGAAGCTCCCATCTAGAACAAGACTTCAGGAGGGCTTCTGGAATTTCCTGGAAAGATACGGTTACCGCTATGGAAGCGACCATACCCGGCCCCTGCTAGCAAGAGAG GTAAAGGAAATTTTAAGACGGATTCCTGAAGAGACAAGAAAGAAGCTCACAGCAAAGGGACATATTCCTCAAGAAGGATACATCTTAGAGTATCTTCCAGTCCCGCCTAACTGTCTGTCAGTGCCAGAAGTTTCTGATGGTTCCAACTCCATGTCAGTG GATCCGTCTAGAATCGAGCTAAAAGACGTTCTCAGGAAAGTGGTAGCGATCAACAACTCTAGGTCTGGTGAGACGAACTTTGAGTCGCATAGAGCTGAAGCCAATGAAATGTTTAGAGTGGTGGATACCTATCTTCAGGTGAGGGGTACTGCAAAGCCAACAAGAAACATTGACATGAGATTCGGGGTGTCCAAGATCTCGGACAGTTCCTCCTCAAAAGCTTGGACAGAAAAGATGAGAACACTTTTCATTCGGAAAGGTTCAGGCTTCTCTTCTCGCAGCGTCATCACTGGAGATGCCTTCAGGAATGTGAATGAGGTGGGGATCCCTATGGAAATTGCACATCGGATCACATTTGAGGAGAGAGTTAGCGTCCACAACATTGGATATCTACAAGAGTTGGTGGACAACAAGATGTGCTTAAGCTATACCCAAGGTTCTACTACCTATTCTCTGAGGGACGGTTCCAAGGGGCATACAGTCCTTAAACCCGGGCAGATTGTGCATCGCAGGGTCATGGATGGAGATGTTGTGTTTATCAACCGTCCTCCCACAACACATAAGCATTCTCTGCAAGCACTTCGAGTGTATGTTCATGAAGACAACACGGTGAAGATCAATCCCCTGATGTGTAGCCCTCTCAGTGCTGATTTTGATGGTGATTGTGTCCATCTGTTCTACCCCCAGTCTCTCACAGCTAAGGCAGAGGTACTGGAGCTCTTTTCAGTGGATAAGCAACTTCGCAGCTCACATACTGGGCAGCTGATTCTGCAGCTGGGTTTGGATTCTTTGCTGTCTCTGAGGGTTATGATGGAGCAGGTGTTTTTGGACAAAGCATCTGCTCAACAGTTAGCTATGTATGGCTCTCGATCTCTCCCACCACCAGCTGTAGTGAAGTCCAGTAAATCTGGCCCGGCTTGGACATTTTTCCAGATATTGCAGCTTGCCTTTCCTGAGCGTCTTAGTTGCAGAGGGGACGGGTTCATAGTTGGTGGAAGTGATTTGCTGTCCTTTGATTTTGGGGTTGATGCGTTGGCGTCTATAATCAATGGAATTGTAACCGCAATCATGGTGGAGAAGGGTCCAAAGGAAGCACTGGCATTCTTTGATTCACTGCAGCCGCTACTGATGGAACATCTAGATCCTCAGGGATTTAGTTTAAGTCTGGAAGACTTGTCCATGTCTAGGGAAGACATGGGAGTTATTCACAATCTCATCGTCCGGGAGATTTCTCCTATGGTGTCTAGGTTGAGGTTATCGTATGAGGACGAACTCCAACTAGAGAACAGCATCCAGAAAGTGAAGGAAGTGGCTGCTAATTTCATGCTGAAGTCGTATTCGATGAGGAACTTGATCGACATCAAGAGCAACTCAGCAATAAACAAGCTGGTGCAGCAGATTGGCTTCCTGGGTCTTCAGCTTTCAGACAAGAAGAAGTTGTACACGAAGACTCTGGTGGAAGACATGGCTCAGTTTTATAAGAAAAAGTATGTCAGTACTTCTTCCTCTGGAGATTTTGGAATTGTGAAGGGCTGCTTTTTTCACGGACTTGATCCTTATGAAGAGATGGCTCATTCAGTTGCGGCAAGGGAGGTAATTGTCCGCTCTTCAAGGGGGTTAGCTGAGCCTGGGACGCTCTTCAAGAATCTTATGGCTGTTCTGCGAGACATAGTCATCACCAACGATGGAACTGTAAGAAATACATGCAGTAACTCCATCGTGCAGTTCAAGTATGAGCTGAGTTCTGACAATGAGAATCAAGGTTTATTTGAAGCGGGAGACCCTGTTGGAGTATTGGCAGCTACCGCCATGTCAAATCCCGCCTATAAAGCGGTGCTTGATTCTTCCCCAAATAGCAACTCTTCATGGGAACTAATGAAG GAAGTTCTACTCTGCAAAGTCAACTTCCAGAACACCACCAATGATCGGCGCGTGATTCTTTATCTGAATGAATGCCGCTGTGGGAAAAAGTACTGCCAGGAGAATTCTGCTTACACAGTTAGGAACAAGCTGAAGAAAGTTAGTCTGAAAGATACTGCAGTGGAGTTTCTAGTCGA ATACAGAAAGCAACAAGCGATTTCAGAAATTTTTGGAATGGATATATGCCTACATGGCCATATTCATCTTAATAAG ACATTGTTGGAAGGGTGGAACATCAGCATGCAGGACATACTTCAGAGGTGCGAGGATGCAATCAACTCACTAgtccaaaaaaagaagaagaaagctgagGACTTTAAGAAAATGAATTTGTCTGTCAG TGAATGCTGCTCTTTCCGAGGTCCAGGCTCGAGCAAAGATTCTGATATGCCGTGCTTGATGTTTTCCTCCTACAATGCCACTGATCCTGATCTGGAAAGAACTCTGGATGTTCTCTGCAATACAATATACCCAGTTCTGCTCGAAACAGTGATCAAAG GTGATCCACGGATTGCCTCAGCAAATATAATCTGGAATAGTCCAGAAACGACAACCTGGATCCGGAGTCGTCATGCATCCCGCCGAGGGGAATGGGTATTGGATGTCACCGTTGAAAAATCTGATGTCAAGCAAAGTGGTGATGCATGGAGGGTTGTGATTGACTCATGTCTTTCAGTTCTTCATCTAATAGACACAAAACGGTCGATCCCATATTCCATAAAGCAAGTTCAAGAGCTGCTTGGTTTGTCCTGCGCCTTTGAGCAAGCTGTTCAG CGTCTCTCAGCTTCAGTGAGAAAGGTCTCCAAAGGAGTTCTGAAAGAACATATCATTCTCGTGGCAAACAACATGACCTGTTCAGGGGATATGCTAGGTTTCAATTCTGGAGGTTACAAGGCTTTGACTCGGTCCTTGAACATCAAAGCTCCATTCACAGAAGCAACTCTTATT GCGCCAAGGAAATGTTTCGAGAAAGCAGCTGAGAAATGCCATAAAGATTCTCTATCAACAGTAGTTGGATCTTGTTCTTGGGGAAAACGCGTGGATGTTGGTACAGGTTCACAGTTTGAGCTTCTATGGAACAAAAAAGAG ACTGGTCTGGAGAATGATGATGAAACTGATGTATTCAGCTTTCTCCAGATGGTAAGATCCACCAAAACTGCAGATGCATACGTTTCTTCCCCTGGTTTTGATGTCACAGAGGAAGAAATGGCTGAATGGGCTGAGTCTCCTGAGCGAGACTCTGCTCTTGGAGAGCCCAAGTTTGATGACAGTGCTGAGTTTCAAAATCTACTTGATGAAGGCAAGGCATCGGAATCCAAGTGGGACAACGGTTCTCTTTGGGAGAATGGTTGCAGTAGTGGCTCAGAATGGGGAGTCTCGAAAAACGCAGGTGGTGAGGAGAACACGCAGTCTGGTTGGGGAAAGGCTGCAAACATTGAGAAGGAAGATGCTTCGTCTGGTTGGAACAGTAAAAAGGATGCTCAAGAAGCTACCAATACAGATTCATGGGGCGCTTGGGGATCAAAGACAAAAGATGATGCTGAAAATGCAACACCGAACTGGGGAACAAAACCAGCTCAAAATGATTCTGTTGTCATAGAAAACGGCGAGCCTTCTTCTGACGTTTGGGGACCCAAAGCTGTTTCAGACAAACCTTGGGGTAAAAAGAACTCTGAAACTGAGCCAGCTCCTGCTGCATGGGGTAAAACGAACTCTGAAAGTGAATCAGCTGCTGCTGCTTGGGGCTCTACTAACAAAAAGAACACGGGAACTGAATCAGACGCTGCTGGTTGGGGCTCTACTAACAAAAAGAACCCGGAAACTGAATCAGATGCTGGTGCTTGGGGTTCTGGGgccaaaaacaaagaaacagaaCCAGCTCCTGCTGCATGGGGTTCCTGGGGCAAAAAGAGCTCAGAAGCTGTATCAGGTGGTGCGGATTGGGGTAATAGGGGCAAACGGGTTTCTGAAACTGAATCAGGTGCTGGTGGTTGGGCTTCCCGGAACCCGAGCTTGGAAACTCAGTCAGGTGGTGCTACTTGGGGTTCCAGGGATAAATCTAAATTTGAAACTGAATCAGGTGGTGCTGCTTGGGGCTCGCAggctaaaaataattttgagagTGAGTCAGGCTCGGGTGCTGCTGCTTGGGGTAAGAAGAAACCAGAAACTGAATCAGGTGGTGCTGCTTGGGGTTCTCAGGCTAAAAACAAATCTGAGATTGAGTCAGGCTCAGGTGCCGCTGCTTGGGGTACTTGGGACAAGAAGAAATCAGAAACCGAATCAGGTGGTGGTGCTTGGGGTTCTCAGGCTAAAAAGAACTCTGAAACTGAGTCAGGCGCAGGTGCTTCTACTTGGGGTGCTTGGGACAAGAAGAAACCAGAAACTGAATCAGGTGGTGATGGTGCTGCTTGGGGTTCTCAGGCCAAAAATAATTCTGAAACTGAGTCAGGCTCAGGTGCTGCTGCTTGGGGTAAGAAGAAACCAGAAACTGAATCAGGTGGTGGTGCTGCTTGGGGTTCTCAGGCCAAAAAGAACTCTGAAAGTCAATTAGGTGCTGCTAATTGGGGTTCTAAGGACACAAACAATTCGGAAAATGGATCAGATTCTGCTGCTTGGGGTAAAAAGAAGAATTCAGAAGCTGAACCAACTTCTGTTGCTTGGGGTTCTTGGGGACAGCCAAGCCCCCCTGCTTCAGACAAGGATGCCCAAGAAGATGATGGAAACCCGTGGGTATCATTGAAGGCGACCAACAGCGGAGAGAAGGAAGGGAATGAGACAAGTCAGTGGGGAGTTCCAAACAAGAGATATCCATCTGCTGGCTCACAGTCACAGGGTGGTGGTGGCGGCGCAGATTGGAAGAGGAACCGTCCTCCTAGGACCCCTGGATCTGAGAGTATTATGGGTCCAATGTTCACAGCAACAAGACAGCGCGTAGACATGTTCACCTCTGAGGAGCAAGAGCTTCTCTCCGATGTCGATCCAGTCATGAGAAGACTCAGGAAAATAATGCATCAGTCCGG GTACACTGATGGAGAACCAATCTCGGATGAAGACAAGACATATGTACTGGAGCAGATTTTGAACTACCATCCAGAGAAAGATGCTAAGCTTGGTCCCGGTCTTGATTTCATCACG GTTGATAAGCACACAACGTTCACAGAGTCCAGGTGCTTCTTTGTTGTGTCGACTGATGGGACAAAACAAGACTTTTCATACAGGAAGTGCATCAACAACTATCTGGTGGAGAAGTTCCCAAACCTAGCTGAAGAGTTCATCGCAAAGTACTTCAGAAAGAGGGACAATGAAAACAGAGACAAGAACAGCCAAGAAGCCACACCACCTGGTGAAAAAGAGTCTCAGACTCAGCCTATTGATAATGGAAGCCAAGACTCCCAGCCTCAGTCTATTGGTAATGAAGATGGCGACACTCAGCCTCAGTCTCAAGCTGAAGACACTCAGCCTCAGTCTCAAATTGAAGACACTCAGCTTCAGTCTCAAGTTGAAGAATCTCAGCCTATTGGTAATGGAGGTGAGGACTATCAGACAGAGCCTCAGGGTTAG
- the LOC103857902 gene encoding flocculation protein FLO11 — MNRSFRAQESSSSLLMDSAERQQRQQLRASMMAEKDEELSLFLEMRRREKEQDNSLLLNNNPHEFDTPLGSKPGTSPVFNLSSGGGPARKTGPPDDFLNSEGDKNDYEWLLTPPGTPLFPSLEMESHRTMMSQSGDSKGRPASLTSRLANSSSEPAARNHLTSRQQTSSPGLSSSSGATRRPSSSGGPGSRPATPTGRSSSTQTTNSKPSRPSTPTSTRTTVSSTTRPSLTHSRSNVSATTKPASLSRSASSSRLTPTASKPTTSTTRSAGSTARSTTTSTGTKSAGPSRSTTPLSRSTARSSTPTSRPTLPPPKTISRSATPTRRPISSATTTAKPTISKVKPSSPVAKPMPTPSKTPAVSRPASPTVRSRPWKPSDMPGFSLETPPNLRTTLPERPLSATRGRPGAPSPRSASVEPSGPAGGRPRRQSCSPSRGRTPMHASGSSVPAVNRGYSRANDNVSPVLMGTKMVERVVNMRKLAPPRSDDKSSPQGNLSAKSSSPDSAGFGRTLSKKSLDMAIRHMDIRRTIPGNLRPLMTNIPASSMYSVRSGHTRGRPMNVSDSPLATSSNASSEISVYNNNGVCLEASEKEDDAGSERGCRSPSSLQGR; from the exons atgaatcGAAGTTTTAGGGCACAAGAGTCGTCGTCGTCTCTGTTGATGGATTCAGCAGAGAGGCAGCAGAGGCAACAGCTTAGGGCTTCTATGATGGCTGAGAAAGATGAAGAGTTATCTCTGTTTCTCGAGATGAGAAGGCGTGAGAAAGAGCAGGATAATAGTCTCCTTCTCAACAACAACCCTCATGAGTTCGACACTCCTTTAG GTTCAAAGCCTGGAACTTCCCCGGTGTTCAACCTCTCAAGCGGTGGTGGTCCGGCGCGGAAGACAGGTCCTCCAGATGATTTTCTCAATTCTGAAGGGGATAAAAATGACTATGAATG GCTTCTGACTCCTCCAGGTACTCCTTTGTTTCCTTCTCTGGAGATGGAATCACATAGGACTATGATGAGTCAGAGTGGTGATTCAAAGGGCCGCCCAGCTTCATTGACTTCTAGG CTGGCGAATTCCTCATCAGAGCCTGCCGCAAGGAACCATCTAACATCTAGACAACAAACCTCTTCACCTGGATTGAGCTCTTCCAGTGGAGCAACTCGGAGACCTTCATCATCTGGAGGACCTGGATCAAGACCCGCCACTCCCACCGGAAGATCATCATCAACACAGACAACTAATTCAAAACCCTCAAGGCCTTCAACACCCACCTCTACTAGAACCACCGTCTCCTCAACTACACGACCTTCTTTGACTCATTCCAGGTCCAATGTATCTGCAACCACTAAGCCTGCATCTCTGAGTAGGTCAGCAAGTTCATCTCGCCTCACACCTACTGCATCTAAACCAACTACTTCAACCACTAGATCTGCTGGTTCAACAGCTAGATCTACTACCACTAGCACCGGCACAAAATCTGCAGGTCCTTCAAGGTCCACCACGCCTCTGTCAAGATCTACTGCTAGATCTTCAACACCAACGTCAAGACCCACACTTCCTCCTCCTAAAACCATATCGAGGTCAGCTACACCAACTCGCCGTCCCATCAGTTCTGCAACCACTACAGCAAAGCCGACAATATCCAAAGTCAAGCCTTCTTCTCCAGTGGCGAAGCCTATGCCAACACCATCCAAAACCCCTGCTGTATCACGTCCAGCGTCTCCAACAGTGAGGTCAAGGCCATGGAAGCCATCAGACATGCCTGGCTTCTCACTAGAAACTCCTCCGAATCTAAGAACAACGTTACCAGAAAGGCCACTTTCAGCGACAAGAGGCAGACCCGGAGCTCCAAGCCCACGATCTGCTTCAGTTGAGCCAAGTGGTCCTGCAGGAGGAAGACCGAGAAGGCAGTCATGCTCACCATCAAGAGGAAGAACACCGATGCACGCCAGTGGTAGCTCTGTTCCTGCAGTTAACCGTGGATATTCCAGAGCCAATGACAATGTTAGTCCTGTGTTGATGGGAACCAAAATGGTGGAGAGAGTGGTGAACATGCGGAAACTGGCTCCTCCCAGATCAGATGACAAGAGTTCTCCTCAAGGTAACTTGTCTGCAAAGTCCTCTTCACCAGACAGTGCTGGCTTTGGAAGAACACTCTCCAAGAAGTCCCTTGATATGGCTATAAGGCATATG GATATTCGTAGAACCATACCAGGGAATCTGAGACCACTAATGACAAACATTCCAGCATCATCAATGTACAGTGTGAGATCTGGACATACTCGTGGCAGACCAATGAATGTTTCAGACTCTCCACTAGCTACAAGCAGCAACGCGAGCTCAGAGATCAGTGTGTACAACAACAACGGCGTTTGCTTAGAGGCTAGCGAGAAGGAAGATGATGCAGGCAGCGAGAGAGGTTGCAGGTCTCCTTCAAGCTTACAAGGGAGATGA